The Argentina anserina chromosome 3, drPotAnse1.1, whole genome shotgun sequence genome includes a region encoding these proteins:
- the LOC126786714 gene encoding U-box domain-containing protein 2 gives MVSLEDSHSGSNHFPLTRNFYSPGSTKLHRNTGRSMRTIRSNFYQEDQSCCSFPERSPYVSENLTDSVVDMRLGELALRTSSNSGKSTAASVEEFLQLSQAFSDFSACSSDISGELQRLASLPSPENAPRSEPEPEPCEGFLQRENFSTEIIESISPEDLQPTVKICVDGLQSPSIAVKQSAAAKLRLLAKNRADNRALIGESGAVPALIPLLRCSDPWTQEHAVTALLNLSLHESNKAIITNAGAIKSLVYVLKTGTETSKQNAACALLSLALMEENKSSIGACGAIPPLVSLLISGSMRGKKDALTTLYKLCSIRPNKERAVSAGAVKPLVALVADHATGLAEKAMVVLSSLAGIEEGKEAIVEEGGLAALVEVIEDGSVKGKEFAVLTLLQLCTESVRNRGLLVREGGIPPLVALSQSGTVRAKHKAETLLGYLREPRQEASSSTP, from the exons ATGGTTTCTCTAGAAGATTCTCATTCCGGGTCGAATCATTTCCCACTGACCCGGAACTTCTACTCTCCGGGGTCTACTAAGCTCCACCGGAACACCGGCCGGTCCATGCGGACTATCCGCTCGAATTTCTATCAGGAAGATCAGAGCTGCTGCTCCTTCCCGGAGAGATCGCCGTATGTGTCCGAGAATCTGACCGACTCCGTCGTCGACATGCGTCTCGGCGAGCTGGCCCTCCGCACCAGCAGCAACTCCGGCAAGTCCACCGCCGCGTCGGTCGAGGAGTTTCTCCAGCTTTCCCAAGCCTTCAGCGATTTCTCCGCCTGCAGCAGCGACATCTCCGGCGAGCTGCAGCGCCTCGCCAGCCTGCCGTCGCCGGAAAACGCGCCGAGATCGGAGCCTGAGCCGGAGCCGTGCGAGGGGTTTCTGCAGAGGGAGAATTTCTCCACCGAAATAATCGAGAGCATTTCGCCGGAGGATCTCCAACCGACGGTCAAGATCTGTGTGGACGGGCTTCAGTCGCCGTCGATTGCCGTCAAGCAGTCTGCTGCGGCCAAGCTGAGGCTGTTAGCTAAGAACCGAGCTGATAATCGAGCCTTGATCGGCGAGTCAGGAGCGGTGCCGGCTCTGATTCCTCTGCTCCGGTGCAGTGATCCATGGACTCAAGAACACGCTGTAACAGCTTTGCTCAACCTCTCGCTTCATGAATCGAACAAGGCCATAATCACCAATGCCGGAGCTATAAAGTCGTTAGTGTATGTACTCAAGACCGGCACGGAGACCTCTAAGCAGAACGCCGCCTGTGCGCTGCTGAGCTTGGCGTTAATGGAGGAGAACAAGAGCTCAATCGGAGCCTGTGGAGCTATTCCGCCTCTGGTTTCGTTGTTGATTAGTGGATCCATGAGGGGAAAGAAAGATGCTTTGACGACGCTGTACAAGCTCTGCTCAATTAGGCCTAATAAGGAGAGGGCAGTGAGTGCCGGAGCGGTGAAGCCGTTGGTGGCGCTTGTGGCGGACCATGCGACTGGCTTGGCGGAGAAGGCGATGGTGGTGCTGAGTAGCTTGGCTGGGATTGAGGAGGGGAAGGAGGCCATTGTTGAGGAAGGCGGGCTTGCAGCACTAGTGGAAGTGATTGAAGATGGTTCTGTCAAAGGGAAGGAGTTTGCGGTGTTGACGCTGTTGCAGCTGTGCACTGAGAGTGTGAGGAACAGAGGGTTGCTAGTCAGAGAAGGAGGGATTCCACCTTTGGTTGCGCTTTCGCAGAGTGGAACTGTTAGAGCTAAGCACAAG GCTGAAACGCTTCTTGGGTATCTGAGAGAGCCGAGACAAGAAGCGTCCTCTTCAACTCCTTAA